The following coding sequences lie in one Ictalurus furcatus strain D&B chromosome 7, Billie_1.0, whole genome shotgun sequence genomic window:
- the ttc19 gene encoding tetratricopeptide repeat protein 19, mitochondrial yields the protein MRRMLSQGPRTVCVPGLFDCKTHKLHEQLSVISPLREFRRRRSFNLHINAPYVNEEGGSEHTGFLFTVWSAVAFSLFGSKDERTEAQKMEDEIILLLKKAKYSMMLGELDAANGFLHKAIRLAHQSHNDDAIIYTYSLMANLAFVQGELDNAEKLFKAAMSFMLSGGTAQDDNAVIEMSLKLASIYATQNKNELAEHGFHFCTESLEAKIEKQKDLPPDAISEEERKDTRLLLGLSLDARARYLASSRRLTGACRDYRHALQICQEEQGEAHPQTLVLMSDLATVLDLQGKHDEALAHVKKAVELGQTAGHPDQHVLLGNMAGILMHKGEFEESVKLYKEALALAQAAGDAEAVEQFTEGLKELSRRRDEKPSTNEKPSAEQ from the exons ATGAGACGGATGTTAAGCCAGGGACCGAGGACTGTCTGCGTACCAGGTTTATTTGATTGTAAAACGCATAAGCTACACGAGCAGTTATCGGTTATATCGCCTCTGCGTGAATTTAGGAGACGAAGGTCATTTAATTTGCATATAAATGCGCCATATGTTAATGAGGAAGGTGGGAGTGAGCACACCGGCTTCCTGTTTACAGTGTGGAGTGCAGTGG CGTTCTCGCTGTTCGGCAGTAAAGATGAAAGAACGGAGGCGCAGAAGATGGAGGATGAGATTATTCTCCTGTTAAAGAAAGCGAAG TACAGCATGATGCTCGGGGAGCTGGATGCAGCGAACGGCTTCTTGCATAAAGCGATTCGACTCGCTCATCAGAGTCACAACGACGACGCCATCATCTACACCTACAGCCTG ATGGCCAACTTGGCTTTTGTTCAAGGTGAGCTGGACAAT GCTGAGAAACTGTTCAAAGCCGCAATGAGTTTCATGCTGTCTGGAGGAACAGCCCAG GATGACAACGCAGTCATTGAAATGTCCCTGAAGTTGGCCAGCATCTATGCCACTCAAAACAA gaatGAGCTGGCAGAGCACGGCTTCCACTTCTGCACTGAGTCACTGGAGGCCAAGATCGAGAAGCAGAAGGATCTTCCACCAGATGCTATATCGG aagaggaaaggaaggacaCGCGGCTGCTGCTCGGCCTCAGTCTGGATGCCCGGGCTCGGTACCTGGCGTCCTCTCGACGCCTGACGGGAGCGTGCAGGGATTACCGCCACGCTCTGCAGATCTGCCAGGAGGAGCAAGGAGAAGCCCATCCTCAG ACGCTGGTCTTGATGAGTGACTTGGCCACAGTGTTGGACCTCCAGGGGAAGCACGATGAGGCACTTGCTCACGTAAAGAAGGCTGTAGAACTGGGACAGACGGCCGGTCACCCCGACCAACACGTGCTGCTGGGAAACATGGCAGGCATTTTAATGCACAAAG GTGAGTTTGAGGAGTCTGTTAAGCTATACAAGGAGGCCCTGGCCCTGGCGCAGGCGGCCGGAGACGCCGAGGCCGTTGAGCAGTTTACGGAGGGACTGAAGGAGCTGAGCAGGAGGAGAGATGAAAAACCGAGTACGAACGAGAAGCCATCAGCCGAGCAGTGA